In Gossypium arboreum isolate Shixiya-1 chromosome 5, ASM2569848v2, whole genome shotgun sequence, a single genomic region encodes these proteins:
- the LOC108452398 gene encoding peroxidase 60, whose protein sequence is MDIFISSAFGNSQKKKEKKMKISAAVVAAAFSLAFSFILVNFTGQCDAALQQGFYKGKCNSQDVEAIVASVVKRRFNDKPRVAAGLIRLFFHDCFVNGCDASILLDGDSSEKTAPPNLSVSGYDVIDEAKGLLEEACAGVVSCADIIAIAARDAVQLSGGGRYEVQTGRRDGFVSLASNVDLPSPRFSVSQSADAFSKKGIGLTDMVLLLGGHTIGFTNCSLFRDRLYNFDNTGKPDPTMDPLLVMKLRIICPQNSPADRTPVSLDQNLASTFIVDNSFYKQIRLGRGILQIDQALALDPLTNNTVASLANGNDFLARFGQAMVKLGAVDVLTDSQGEIRESCHLKNKPRSTFLFG, encoded by the exons ATGGATATCTTCATCTCATCTGCATTTGGAAATTCAcagaagaagaaggaaaagaaaatgaagatatcAGCAGCAGTGGTAGCAGCTGCGTTTTCTCTAGCATTTAGTTTCATCCTTGTGAATTTCACAGGCCAATGTGACGCTGCTCTTCAACAAGGATTTTACAAGGGTAAATGTAATTCACAAGATGTTGAGGCCATTGTTGCTTCAGTAGTTAAACGAAGATTCAACGACAAACCAAGAGTCGCAGCTGGTCTCATTCGTttatttttccatgattgctttgTCAAC GGATGTGATGCATCGATTCTGCTAGACGGTGACTCCAGTGAGAAAACTGCGCCCCCAAATCTAAGTGTCAGTGGTTATGATGTAATTGATGAAGCGAAGGGATTACTTGAAGAAGCCTGTGCAGGAGTTGTTTCTTGTGCTGATATCATCGCCATTGCTGCTAGAGATGCTGTACAATTG AGTGGAGGAGGGCGATACGAGGTTCAAACGGGAAGAAGAGATGGTTTCGTGTCTTTGGCTTCGAATGTAGATCTCCCTTCTCCAAGGTTTTCGGTTTCTCAATCTGCTGATGCATTTTCCAAAAAAGGGATTGGTCTTACAGATATGGTTTTACTTCTTG GTGGTCACACAATTGGGTTTACAAATTGTTCTTTGTTTCGAGACCGTCTTTACAATTTTGACAACACAGGGAAACCAGACCCGACTATGGATCCATTATTAGTTATGAAACTAAGAATAATCTGTCCGCAAAACTCACCAGCCGACAGAACCCCTGTAAGTCTTGACCAGAATCTTGCGAGTACATTCATTGTGGACAACTCCTTCTACAAGCAAATAAGGCTAGGGAGAGGAATTCTTCAGATTGATCAAGCGTTAGCCTTGGACCCATTGACCAATAACACAGTCGCCAGTTTAGCCAACGGCAATGACTTCCTTGCCAGGTTCGGGCAGGCAATGGTTAAGTTGGGAGCTGTTGATGTTCTTACAGATTCACAAGGGGAGATTAGGGAATCATGCCATCTAAAAAACAAACCCCGCTCTACCTTCCTTTTTGGTTGA
- the LOC108452433 gene encoding uncharacterized protein LOC108452433 has translation MMMMETGFNHLRFPATVLFLLLFLHLHLHLLLALPLNSMVAHDLNHEKQNSKEAMEVKQFSIPDEAIKVVKKRGGGAAAGAHGGGEHGSAGNGGGDNGRGSGGQIPVYAAGAGNHNRDHLHHGSTSGTVNYIGTSCLPLILFLFFFICLLYVTCI, from the exons ATGATGATGATGGAAACTGGCTTCAACCACCTGAGATTCCCAGCAACTGTGCTCTTTTTGCTGCTCTTCCTTCACCTTCACCTTCACCTTCTTCTTGCACTTCCTCTAAATTCCATGGTTGCACATG ACCTCAATCATGAAAAACAAAATAGTAAAGAGGCAATGGAGGTAAAGCAATTTTCAATCCCGGATGAAGCGATCAAAGTTGTAAAAAAGCGGGGTGGTGGGGCAGCAGCTGGTGCCCACGGTGGAGGAGAACATGGCAGTGCAGGTAATGGTGGTGGGGATAATGGCAGAGGATCAGGAGGGCAGATTCCGGTTTATGCTGCCGGGGCCGGGAACCATAACCGTGACCATCTACACCATGGGTCTACGAGTGGCACCGTGAACTACATTGGCACGAGTTGCTTGCCTTTAAtactgtttttgtttttttttatttgtttgttgTATGTAACATGTATTTAG